The following nucleotide sequence is from Triticum dicoccoides isolate Atlit2015 ecotype Zavitan chromosome 7B, WEW_v2.0, whole genome shotgun sequence.
GATTAAGTGGACCCACGCGTCATATCCATCAGAAGCGCTCTTGTGCATGCGTACATATACGCGTCAAGCCGGCTGCCACAATCAATCAAGCAACTTGCTGTGTTGTACGTGCATGTGTGTTCTGCCCTGGCTGTGTACTTGTGCATGATTGATTACTTCCGAAGGTGCTTGGCTCGTGTATTATTTGTGTCGCGGTATTCGGtcactgcggcgaccgaggccgttcGCTGCACCCGCAAGGCCAGCATGCGCACGCAATTCGTCGCACTGGCAATACCTGCATCGTTCACCTGCACTCCATGCTCGTTCACAGCAGCGGCCCGGAGGGCAACTCCTGGCTGGACATCTCGGCCACACGCGCGGCCAGTGACGCGACGCTCAGCTTCCCGCCAATTCCTTTGTCTCGATTGGACAACTCTGGTGCGAGTGCATTCCCAAATTGATGTCGCTACGCGTGATGCCAGGGCGTTAGTGTCACCGGCAGTGTTCGGTAATGGTTGCAACCCATGTACGCGCTCTAGTTGTCGAGGCAAAGCCAGGAGAACTTGTGGTGGCAGGCAACTTTGAACTCTTGCTCTCCTGCACTCACGACGAGAGCACGGACTCCTCGGTATGAGGCGTACTGCTGACGCGCGGCCCGACGGCGCACAGCGTCGGCAATGCGGCACAGACACGGCTGCGTTGAtttctggagagagagagagaggcactgGGGATAGAGGATGGATTGACACGTGGGGTAGAGACGTAAGTGAGAGTTGACTGTGATCCTGGACGGAATGGAATGTTTCCCGGTGTGCCAAACAGGATCAAGGTTGAGATCAGACTAGGATCGTGAGTGCAGGGTACAAACTTCAGGGATTTTAAGGTAAGGGTTCATTCTAGACAAGCTCGACAACCTCAAGGCTTAAGGTAGACTTCACTCTTGTGCGGATCCGATGCGTAGCGTTCAGTCGACTGGTCGCGTCCTTTTGAATTTCCGCCGCGTAGCGTCGGCCTAAAATAAATCATTTTACATAAGGCTGTCCGGCCGAGTACACACCGCTGCCACCGGGTCCCGCTCGTCAGACCTTTCCCTAACCTCTTGCTCCGCCTCTCCCTGCCGGCGCTGCCGCACCGCTCTCGCCTGCACCACCGCGCGAAGAGAGACCGCGCGCTCCTCTGCCTCCCGTCGCTCATACCCGCAGCGGACCGACTCCCGCTTGCGTCGCATCGGCCTTAGCTTCCCGCGCGCTCCGGTGCCTCCGCCGCCGCGCTCGAGCCGCCTGCACGCGCTACCAAAGCCTTCCTCTCTCCTGCCCGCGTGATCTCGACATCTCGTCGCCCGCACGCGCGCTCCCGCCCAGCGCCCGCAGCCGAGCACCTGCCGACTCGCCTCGCCCGTGACCGCCCCCCCTTCACAAAAGCAGAGGCCGAGCAACCCCCGGCGAGTTCGCCTCGCTCCCCTCACTCACTTTCACAGCGCGCCATTGGACTCATATCTAATTTTCCCCTGATTTAATTTTCCAGGTTGCCCGCACCCGAGATGGAGTTCGAGATCGTCCCCGTCTCCCCCACTGCCCTGAAACACTGCCTGCAACCGCATCTCCCGTGCTCTGGTGAGTCTGTGTACAGAGCCTCTTCGCTCCAGTATCATCGCCTTGACTTTATGTGCTCCCCTGTGATCACATTGCCGTTCGGATGCACCCCGTTTTGCTATTACCGAGCAAGGATTGCCGCCGCCTTTGGCTTCGCCTTGCAAGGTCACCAGCACACCACCCTATGCTTGGTATGAGTGTCAAGGCAACCCACATTTTCCTTGGCACATGTATGCACTGAGGTTCCATTTCTTACATCCCCAAGCCACCCCGCCGCTTGCCTCGCCTGCTGTCACACACTCACACTATCAGAGTCATGGTCTCATAGTCACAGGTCATGGTCATGTGGCTCTGTTTCTCATGGAACCTGTCAACTCTTATCAAGAGATACATTGGCACTGGGAGACAAACAATTTTTTGAAGCACGTACAGAGCATAGCAAAGTCATTAGGTACATAACTAATTTTCATGGCTAACAGTATAACGCGTCACAATTTTGGAAGTAACACAAATATACCTCCAGCCATAAGCCGTGACCATTTGCATAGTAAATACAACTGTCGTTTTAAATCTATAAACATACGTATCATATCATTTAGGCATTCAATCGAGCTAGTTTCCCTTGAGAAATAGGTTATGCGTGCGTCGAGTGTGAGCTTCCACCAATAGCTTGAAGTAGTCTTGGCATTGGGGGCATTCTGATATCAACTAGGCCCTCAAGAATCTGAACCACCTGTCCCATTGTTGGTCGACCAACCTCCTCATCTTGGATGCACCAGCATGCAACCTTGCAAACCAGCTCAGCCTCATCCAGATTGACATTACCATCTAACTTCTGATCCACCAAACTCTCGACGTCTCCTTCAAGAAGCTTATGTGTGGCATGCACGGGGAAATAAACATCAAGGTTGCCATCACTCGTACATGGTCCACACGAGTTCCTCCTTCCAGATATTATTTCCAGCAACACCATCCCGTAGCTATAAACATCAACTTTTGGTGTAATAGGAACACCAGTAATCCATTCAGGTGCAAGGTACCCTGCGGTTCCTCTGACTGTAGTCAAGACTCGGCTATGATCCCTTCCTAGAAGCTTTGCCATCCCAAAGTCTGCAATTTTTGGGAGGATTGAAGCATCAAGCAATATGTTTTCTGGCTTAATATCACAGTGTATGATGCAGTCTCGACAGCTCTCATGCAAGTAGGCTAACCCTCTGGCAACTCCCAGGGCTATCTGATAACGAGCAGTCCAATTCAACATAGTGGAATTGTTTTGAAATAGATGGACATCAAGAGAGAGGTTCGGCATGTATTCATAAACAAGCAATCTCCTAGAACCCTCACAACAGAAACCAACAAGCTTAACTAAATTGATGTGCTGAACAGCTCCAATCGAGCTCACTTCGGCTCTGAATTGCTTCTCTCCTTGATAAGCACCATCAAGCCTCTTCACTGCTATGGAAACTGAATCATTTATAAGCCCCTTAAATACGGAACCAAAGCTGCCTCTCCCCAACTTCTCTGTGAAATTTTTCGTTGCACGGTGTAAATCGGTGTATCTAAATGCAATGATTCCATTACAACCTAGAGCATCATTCAGTATGCGGCCAGAGTTTTTCCTGTTGTTTCTCCAAATCATTACTAGGAGGATGAGTGCGAATAAGCCTAGAGCACAAATGCCTATACCAGTTGCAACTCCAATGACAATCCTTTTTCTGTTGTTTTCCAAACTTTGAATATCTTTAGCAGAAAGGCGAAGGTAAAGAGTTTCTTCATTTGAATTGGTGCTGCCATCACATTGTAGTTGTCGTATGTTGAGCAGTTCATTATGCCAGATAGAACATCCACCATTGCTGAAGGAATACGCGGTGCAAGAGCAGTTATTCAGGCAAAATTGTGCACACTCATTCGCACTTTTAGCAACTTCTACTTTTACAGCATTCCGGGGCAACCCGACACATGGCACAGGGTAGAAGTTGTCTGTGGTATGTGTTGTGCTTTTGTTGCTAATGCAGTCTAACAAAGTCTTTCTCGAGCACCCACCGGTTCGATCTTCTAATTCCCAATCCTTGGGGGATGTGATGGTGAAGCCCTTCATACAGTCGCAGTTTAGAGCCACATTATCATTGCAAATTGCATAAGGTCCACAAACTGAATAGACATCACATGGACTTCTTGGCTGGGCGAAGACCTTCTGCCAGTCCTGTGAGCGCTCAGACCAAACTAACACCCTTACTTGGCCCGAGACGTCAATAACATGGCGAGTAATCCTCTTTTCTTGCACTAAGCTATATGTGTAGTACTTCTCATGGCCCATGTCGACAAATTTCGATCTCCAAATAATGTCTCGTGCCATCTCTGGAACCAAGGCAAAGTATTTGCCGTTCCATGGACCACTGTACCAATATGGTGCAGAGCTGCTCAGCGGTCCAACGAATAACTGGTTAACACCACTATGGTCTAACTCGTAACGATACCCACCAGTAGCTGGGTCGATTGAGTTCTTCCAAGAAACAACGCGGCGGTTGAGACCGGTGAGCTTGTCCCATCCAAGCTTCGCGTCTGGGAAAAATGTATCCGTGGGGTGATCAAAGCTCTGCCACAAAATTTCTGATGTGTTTGAAGAGTCTGTTAGGACGAGATTTCCACTACTCAACAGCATAGCAGTGGTACTATTTCTTTTGATGTTTGCTCGTGTACTCCAGATTATGGACTTGGTGGACCTGTTCAAGATGACAAGGTTGCCATCCTGGTATATTGTGAGCTCCGATGAGGTGATGTTCTTGATTGGGTTATCCCTATTTGCAACCCATGCAGAAGTAAATTTGGGGACTGTATTGAACCATATGCCGAGGTACCAGTTGTTAGTTGCTCCGGAGGATTTGCTGCTTGTGTTGAAGAAGCCAAGCGCGTACCTGCCGTTCCTGGAGACGAGCTTGTCGTTGACGGTGAGTGCTTGGCCGGCCAAGATGGTGTCGGTTGTCGCGGCAGAACATGCTGACATGTACAGGAAGAGGAGCAATGCGATATCTACGAGGAGATGCATGATGAACTGAAGAGGAAGGGGCGAGCTTGCGGGCGCAGAGGCCGTAAAATACAGGATGATTGCTCAATGGTCTGGTCATAGCAGTAAATAGCCGCGGTTTCAACTTTCAACAGTCAAACAAAACAGCCAAGCTAGTTGAATGGACATTTTTTCCGGTGGTGATTGTCAACCACGTAGCACCCACAGAAGGGCTGAGCTGGTCTGAGTTTGCATGGTGGAGAGGAGAGGAGTGAACGAGAAGGTGTGGACATGAGCTTTATGCATCTGGTTACCGGCCCACGTCAAAGGTATTTGCCATCACAACTGTTGCTATTAAGTTGCTATTTGTTTTCAAGCTGGCTGGTATAGTTTCTCAcatcacatcagcttctcaccgctTTCTCTTTTGCAAGGCAGCGTGTTATTGCTGCGAGATGGACTCAGATGAGAAAACAGCCGTTTGGTGATACAAAAACGTGTTAGGTTCCCCTCAGCATACCACTTTGTTGTAACAGGTTATATGTTTTAGCCTCTTTTGGTATTTTGTTCTACAAGTAAGAGGGGACAGCAGGCCATCACGTATTTTTGTATAGCTATATGTACCAaacaatcttgtactccctccgacccaaaataagtgtcttgaacttaatacaaatttgtactaaagctagtacaaagttgagacacttattttaggatggAGGAAGTACCTGTTATCACTTTCTTAGGGTCTCGAAATTCCAAAGGATTTTTATAATCCTCGGGAATTTTTTTCTCCTACATCACCTTTTAAATTTTGGTCTGTGGGGTGCTACTGCTAACAAACTGCCTAGGGCTCGCTCCCGCGACTAGGCGGGCGCTAGGTTTCCCCCCCATCCCTCCCGCCGCCGCTGGCCGGCGGCCTCGCGCCCCGCCTCCGCCCCCCTTCCGCCCTCCCCTTCCTTCGTCCAGGCCGCCTCGCGCCACCtccccgggaggtggccggggTGGAGCTCGCGCTCCCCCCCCCCTCGTAGGTCCCCTCCTCCCCCGTTTNNNNNNNNNNNNNNNNNNNNNNNNNNNNNNNNNNNNNNNNNNNNNNNNNNNNNNNNNNNNNNNNNNNNNNNNNNNNNNNNNNNNNNNNNNNNNNNNNNNNNNNNNNNNNNNNNNNNNNNNNNNNNNNNNNNNNNNNNNNNNNNNNNNNNNNNNNNNNNNNNNNNNNNNNNNNNNNNNNNNNNNNNNNNNNNNNNNNNNNNNNNNNNNNNNNNNNNNNNNNNNNNNNNNNNNNNNNNNNNNNNNNNNNNNNNNNNNNNNNNNNNNNNNNNNNNNNNNNNNNNNNNNNNNNNNNNNNNNNNNNNNNNNNNNNNNNNNNNNNNNNNNNNCtccttggcggcggggcggcgtggtggtgctgggtggccgtcggcgcgcccccggcccagatctgggcacTAGCGGGCCGGCCCCCCGGCGTGGTCTCGTTGTCtgcggcgcggtgaggaggaggagcggctcggacATGGGGCGTCGGTGCCGACGGCGTGCCGGCAGTAAcgcgaaggcgggagctttacgggcccacgagggctcggccgagcctgtgggcctacgggcctggtgtgctcctgctattgcgtccggacggctacagtcgctgacggtggaggtggggccctcccgcgtgccgatggtgctgatgccctagtcccggctctgattcttcgccgcgctgtcctcacttcgcggtgccgtggtgagacggcgtggaggcCTCATGACCGCGTTGGCGCATGGTGATGGTTGATTTGGTGGCTGGTTCCGGagcgcccgaggtgcgggttgggatcaggggaaacccctgtcggcgtggccgactccggcgcggtggcgcccgtgggtgccacctgaccttccgggagggcgtcgggggctacccttcctctcacCTCGCCGTGTACcgagggaaacccttggcagcagcgtcgtcatcgtcgcgatccttcttggaggtgttgattgatgccggcgcttcggagtcttggagcctagtggaagagcccggtgggcgcagcgatcgcgaggcttcttcgtttttgttgatccgccgttgtcggcatttgtttcttttgctctttctctgtcgtttcttttgggcgtgactgtgctgtttccgccccagcacctatctcTGTAtagttcggttggttgctttgtatacaaagcgggggaaaccctttttcgataAATTTTGGTCTGTAGGATTGCAATATATGGAATTCTGCTTGTACGGATCGATTCACAGTATTTTAGGTTTACTCAAGTTATTAACTTCTTCGGAAGGTTTATGTATTTTCTCTTTTAGCAATCAAACAACCTTTGTATATGATTTAAGTTGGCACGACATTAAGAAGAGACTTTACTTCCCCTCTTGCAAGGCGACTAGGGTAAAGCCTTCCTCCTCTCGATCTCCGCCGGCAAGCCCGTGGATTCACCTCCCCTCAGTTTGCCGCTCTGGCGGCCGGTGCCAGGGAAGGAAATACTGGTGCCTTGACTCCGGCTAGTCGACATGTTAGGGTTTTACTCCTCTCAGGGTGGTGCTCGGACAAATGTCAGCGCTTCTTCCTCAAGTTAATCTTCCGGGCTTCGATCTTCCTCAAGTTCGTCTGTCGCAATGGATTAGATGGAGCTCCTGCATAGATTCATAGCGAGGTTAGGGTTTGTCGCGTGCCCATCCACTCGAAGGTGGTGTTGGACATGTTGCCTTGTTCTGGgctgagtttttttttttttgaaagcgtGTTCTGGACTGAGTTTGCATGGTCGAGAGGAGGGGAGTGAACCAGAAGGTGCGGACACGAGCTCCATGCATCTGGTTAGCGGCTCACGTCAAAGGTATTTGCCATCACAACTGTTGCTACTAAGTTGCTGCTTGTTAAACTCACATGGCACAGACTGGGACGTACCTAAGGTTACAGAGATGTTCACACCGGAGGATGCACATGATATCATGCAGATCAATATTGGAGGACCAAACGTGGAGGATTACTTAGCCTGGAACTTCACAAAAAACGGTATTTTCACTGTTCGATCGGCGTACCACCTCGGGATGTCTATCCGACGTGCGAAGACAGGACAGCCTGGGCCTTCGTCCTCAGTAATACATCATAAAGGGTGGCTTGCGCTCTGGGACACTTGCGCGCCAGGCAAAGTCAAAATCCACACATGGAGGCTGATGAGAAATGGTTTGGCCCTAGGAAAGGAACTAGACAGGCGCAAGATTAAGAAGGGTGTGGTCTGTGTTGCATGTGGAAGGGAGGAGGACGTGATGCACAGGTTTGGGAGATGCCCTCACTCGGCATGTTTCTGGAAAATGATGCGCTCGGAAATGGGTGTCCCGGTGGCGATCCCGCCGGTGTATGTTGACTCCCAGAGCGCGTTACAGCGTTGGATGATTGAATGGCTAGCGGAAGCATCGTCAGATCAGAGAGAGGTGATGATCCAGAGCTTGTATGGCTTGTGGCTTGCTAGGAATGAGGCAAGGGATGGGAAGAGAATAGTAGAGCCACTAGCTGTTGCAAAAACGGTGTGCTCATATATGAATGAGTGGCGAGCTGTGCAGGTCATACGGGAGAAGACTCTTTTGTCACCCAACCACACTGTGCGTTGGCATCCACCGACGGACGGATGGCATAAAGCGAACTCAGACGGAGCTACACTCAAGGCGGGGGAAAGGAGTGGAGGAGGCGTGGTAATTCGTGACCACCACGGTGCTTTCCGGGCTGCTGCATGTCATTGTTTTGCCTCGACATCAGACCCGGAGATCGCGGAGATCCTTGCATGCCGACAAGCAGTGCAACTTGCAAGGGAGTTGCATGTGGAGAAACTCGAGATGGAGTTGGACTGCAAGAATGTGGTTAACATGTTGAATGACCAGACCAAGAACTTGGGTGCAGCTGGACCGGTGGTGGAAGAGATCAAGGGCATGCTTCAAGAATTTGAGGCTCATAAAATTAGTTGGACGAGAAGATCAGCGAATAGCGCTGCGCATATTCTAGCAAAACTTGGTGTTAGCGATGAGTTGTGTAATGTGTGGCTTCAATCCCCGCCGGACTGCATTCTGCAGGTCGTTGCGGCGGAAATCCCAGACTTTGTTGAATAAATGAAACAGGTTttcacccctcaaaaaaaaaaagttgcTGCTTGTTTTCAGGCTGGCTGGTATAGTTTATGACGCCACATCAACCTACCAGCACTTTATCTTTTGGAAGGCAACGTGTTATTGCTGCGAGATAGACTCAGATGAGTAAAAACAGTCGTTTGTGGTGATACAAAACATGTTAGGTTCCCCTCAGCATAGCACTTTGTTGCAGGTTATACGTTCTAACCTCCTTTGGTATTTTGTTTTGCAAGCAAGAGGGGGACAGTTAGCCATCACGTGCTCATTTTAGTATGTACAGCTAAACCAAACAATCTTGTGGAGTACCTATTATCACTTTCTTAGGGTCTCGAAATTCCAAAGGATTTTTTGGGACTTTTTAAAATTCTTTTGCGTCACCTCTTTGATTTTAGTTTGTAGAATTGCATTACATGGAATTTTGTTTGTAAGGATTCATTCACAGTATTTTATGTTTATTTAAGTTGACTATTAGCAACTTTTTTTTGGAAGATTTATGTATTTTCTCTTTTAGCAATCAAACAACCTTTGCATATGATTTAAGTTGGCACCATGACATTACAAAGAGACTTTCCTTCCCCTCTTGCAAGGCAACTAGGGTAAAGCCTTCCTCATCTTGATCTCGGCTAGCGAGCCCGTGGATTCACCTCTCCCACCGCTCCGGTGGCGGGAGGAAAATTCTGATGCCTCAACTTTGGCCGATAGATGGTTAGGGTTTTAGTCCTCACAGGGCGGCACTCGGATTAATGACGACGCTTCTTCTTTGAGTTAATCTTCCGGGAATTGATCCTCCTCAAGTTTGTCTGGCGGGACGGACTAGACGGAGCTCGGTGTAGATTCCTGCCAGCTCTTCGGGGGTGGCGAGGTTAGGATTTCTCGTCGTGTGTACGTGACGGCGAGATTTGGTGTCAGATTCTTCAGATCGAAtcatgggttcaacaacaatgatTGCGACTCTCGGGCACGTGTACAAAGACTTTTTGGCTGCTATCGACAAAGTCAGGCTGGCTCTGGTATGGGAGCGACGACAACGACACGTCATTCTGGCGGCAGCAGTAGTCGTTTGGTGGTCCAGAGACCTTAATATTATTTTATTATGTTTG
It contains:
- the LOC119339178 gene encoding G-type lectin S-receptor-like serine/threonine-protein kinase At2g19130, with amino-acid sequence MHLLVDIALLLFLYMSACSAATTDTILAGQALTVNDKLVSRNGRYALGFFNTSSKSSGATNNWYLGIWFNTVPKFTSAWVANRDNPIKNITSSELTIYQDGNLVILNRSTKSIIWSTRANIKRNSTTAMLLSSGNLVLTDSSNTSEILWQSFDHPTDTFFPDAKLGWDKLTGLNRRVVSWKNSIDPATGGYRYELDHSGVNQLFVGPLSSSAPYWYSGPWNGKYFALVPEMARDIIWRSKFVDMGHEKYYTYSLVQEKRITRHVIDVSGQVRVLVWSERSQDWQKVFAQPRSPCDVYSVCGPYAICNDNVALNCDCMKGFTITSPKDWELEDRTGGCSRKTLLDCISNKSTTHTTDNFYPVPCVGLPRNAVKVEVAKSANECAQFCLNNCSCTAYSFSNGGCSIWHNELLNIRQLQCDGSTNSNEETLYLRLSAKDIQSLENNRKRIVIGVATGIGICALGLFALILLVMIWRNNRKNSGRILNDALGCNGIIAFRYTDLHRATKNFTEKLGRGSFGSVFKGLINDSVSIAVKRLDGAYQGEKQFRAEVSSIGAVQHINLVKLVGFCCEGSRRLLVYEYMPNLSLDVHLFQNNSTMLNWTARYQIALGVARGLAYLHESCRDCIIHCDIKPENILLDASILPKIADFGMAKLLGRDHSRVLTTVRGTAGYLAPEWITGVPITPKVDVYSYGMVLLEIISGRRNSCGPCTSDGNLDVYFPVHATHKLLEGDVESLVDQKLDGNVNLDEAELVCKVACWCIQDEEVGRPTMGQVVQILEGLVDIRMPPMPRLLQAIGGSSHSTHA